In Chloroflexota bacterium, the genomic window GGTCCGAAGGACTGGACCGGCGCTTGCCGACGGGGGCGGCGTTCCCCAGGTTACGCACCGCCACCTTATTTGGCCCGCTCCACCGACTGCCTCGACAACGGCCCCGTTACCCGACCAACCCGCCGGCCCCGGCGAAGCAGCAAGCACCGGGACAGAGGCCAGGTTGGGCGGAGGGAGCGAAGCGACCGAAGCCGGCAACCCGGTGTTATGTGCAGTGCGTTTCTTTTGCCGTGCTTGCCACGGAAGGCAAGCACGGCATTTCCATTGGACTGCGGGCGAACCGTTTGTTCAGGGGGGAATCAATCCTTTCTGCAGCGAGACGTGCGACTGCATCGCATAGCCCATACTCTGGTATAGCGCTTGGCCGGCTATGTTCACGTTGTTCGTATGAACCAACAGGTCGGTGGCACCTTCCCGCCGTGCCATTTGTTCGACCATCCGGACCAGGCCTCGACCAACACCTCGCCTGCGATACCTTTCCTGTACATATAATTCTGTCAATTCGGCCCACGGTTTTGCATAGCAGATGGATTCCAAGACCTGGGCACAAGCAAATCCTACCACCTGTCCATCTACTTCTCCCACGACCACGATCTCCGTATGAAAACCGGAACTCAAACGTGACAATACATGATCTGATGTCACTTGAACATGATTGAACTCGTAGCTCAAAACCGCGAGCACCTCTGCATCATCCAACTGGGCCACACGAACATGAGCCCCCTGGTTCATCTGGAACTCTTTCGACATCGCGTGCTACCACTGAATAACAAACTTCCGATGGTCAATTACGCTAATTCCTCTCTGAAGGGC contains:
- a CDS encoding GNAT family N-acetyltransferase; translation: MSKEFQMNQGAHVRVAQLDDAEVLAVLSYEFNHVQVTSDHVLSRLSSGFHTEIVVVGEVDGQVVGFACAQVLESICYAKPWAELTELYVQERYRRRGVGRGLVRMVEQMARREGATDLLVHTNNVNIAGQALYQSMGYAMQSHVSLQKGLIPP